A part of Capsicum annuum cultivar UCD-10X-F1 chromosome 6, UCD10Xv1.1, whole genome shotgun sequence genomic DNA contains:
- the LOC124899631 gene encoding nucleolar protein 56-like, with amino-acid sequence MKEDKSQEESVKEAVAVEEEKIEKEAAIVEEEGKEKEGAVVEEAKEKEEAEKIGATIDDEEEEADKEKVDKAARGEEKEEKEGEKEQLLKVKEKKKVRKKCSQETVEGKGKKGGGEILLSCTSCGTVHLASGGTTLIASEYARR; translated from the exons atgaaagaagataagagccaagaagaaaGTGTAAAAGAAGCAGTTgcagtagaagaagaaaaaattgaaaaagaagcaGCAATAGTTGAAGAAGAAGGCAAGGAAAAAGAAGGAGCTGTAGTTGAAGAAGctaaggaaaaagaagaagctgaaaaaATAGGAGCAACaattgatgatgaagaagaagaagctgacaaagaAAAAGTTGATAAAGCTGCAaggggtgaagaaaaagaagaaaaggaaggtGAGAAAGAGCAGCTGttgaaggtgaaggaaaaaaagaaggtgAGGAAGAAATGTTCTCAAGAAACTGTTGAAGGTAAAGGAAAAAAAG GGGGTGGAGAAATCTTACTGTCTTGCACTTCCTGTGGCACAGTCCATTTAGCCTCTGGAGGGACAACGTTAATAGCTTCTGAGTACGCGAGGAGGTAA